A window of [Ruminococcus] lactaris ATCC 29176 genomic DNA:
CAAAGGGATGCGGTGGACAGCTCGCTGCCCAGTTGCTCCGCGAAAAAGGTGTGACTTCCGCCCTCCTGAACCTTGGCGGGAATGTGCAGGCCATTGGAAGTAAACCGGATGGATCTCCATGGCAGGTGGGGATCCAGGACCCGACCGGCGATACTCCCATGATGGTCCTTTCGGTTTCCGATCAGGCAGTCATCACTTCCGGTGGTTACGAACGCTACTTTGAACAGGACGGAAAGACTTACTGGCACATTATGGATCCGTCCACCGGCCACCCGGCAGACAGCGGGCTTTGTTCCGTCACGGTGGTTGGAAAAGACGGTGGAATCTGCGATGCTCTTTCTACTTCTCTTTTTGTCATGGGACTTGAGAAAGCCGCAGCACTCTGGCAGCAAAGCAATGACTTTGAAGCTGTTTTTGTGACCGATTCACATGAAGTCTACATTACTGAAGGATTAAAAGACTGCTTTGCCCTCACAGAAGATCATGCGGATACCAATGTAAAAGTACTTGAAAAATAGCTTCTTTTCGCAGAAGCTTCACGATTCTGTCATCCCAAGTTTCACCATCTTTGGTGCATGCTTCAGTGCCGGGATCACTTTCCCGATCAGATCTTCCGTCGTAAATTTCAGACTGGAGGTATTGATGCAGGGATGACAGCCAAAATATCTTTCTGTCAGTACATCTTCGTCAATCAGAAGCCGTACTTTTCCCTCTATATCATTCATCAATCCCAAAACGCTGACCGACCCCGGTGTGATGTCCAGATATTTCTCCATATATTCCGATTTCGCAAATGAAAGTCTTGAAGACCCGATCTGTGCCGACAGTTCTTTTGTCTTAAACGGCTTGTCTCCCGGCATCAGGAGCAGATAAAATTCCGTCGCCTGCCGGTTACATAAGAACAGGTTCTTACAGATTGCTGTTCCATCTCCCAGTACACGGTCAATTTCTTCACACGCCTCCATCGTCATAGCTGCCTCATGATCAACTCTCTGATATGCTACTCCCAGCCTGTCCAACAGGTCATATACCCGGAGTTCTTTTTCCAGTCTACCTTCTGTAGTGTCCGGTCTTCCATTTTGTAATTCCATTTTCATCCTCTTTTCTCTATAAACAATTTCTTATAAAGCAGTATAGCAAAAACTTCCCGGTCATGCTATAGTAATAAAATGATGATGTCGGGGTCAAAAGCCCTCGACTTTGATGCCTACGGATTGCTCCGTGCTACGCACTCTCTGTGATCAGCAACTAAAAAGGAATGTACAGACTATGAAAAAAGGAATGAAAAAAATACTAAAATATCTCGGGATCATCGTGTTGATCGTCCTGGTTCTTCTCCTTGCATACATCATCTATCTTTTTGCAAGTTACCACCGGATTCCCGATAATCAGCCACTTCAGGTTGAACAGACAAAAGAGAGTATTTCATCAGGAGATACCCTGACAACAGAGAAAGAATACTCTGCCCTGACTTACAATATCGGCTTTGGTGCCTATACCCCGGATTTCAGCTTTTTCATGGATGGTGGAAAATCCTCCTGGGCCAAAAGTAAGGAAAGTGTAAAAAAGACCGTTCAGAGTGCCGGAGAGCTGGTTGCTTCTAAAGATCCTGATTTTGCACTGATCGAAGAGGTGGATCTTAATTCTACCAGGAGTTACCATGTGGACGAGTATTCAATCCTCAAGGAAACGATTCCAAGTTATAATACCGTATTTGCACAGAATTATGATTCCGCTTTTCTCTTCTACCCATTGAATCAGCCGCATGGAAAAAGTCGGTCAGGACTTGCACTTTTTTCAAAATATCCGGTTACAGATTCTCTGAGAAGAAGTTTCCCGGTATCCACCTCCTTCAGTAAATTTTTTGATCTGGACCGGTGCTACAGCATTTCCAGAGTTCCTACAGACAACGGAAAAGAGCTGGTTATCTTTCTGCTGCATATGTCGGCCTACGGAAACAGTGATGCAATCCGTGAAGGGCAGATCCGTATGCTGAGTCAGGATATGCAAAAAGAATACGAAGCCGGGAATTATGTTCTCTGCGGAGGTGATTTCAACCATGATCTGAAAGCCTCCAATGATGACAATGATGATGCCGCTGATTATGAATCCTGGGCTTATCCATTCCCAAGAGAAGAACTGCCGGAGCATCTTTCCTTCTGCATCGATCAGCTTTCTGACACTGAACGTAACGCTCTCTGGAACAGTGCAAGAAATGCTGATATGGAATACATTCCCGGTGAAACTTATACTGTAACGCTGGACGGCTTTATCATTTCCGATAATATAGAATGTCTTCAGTATGAAAATGTCAATACCGGTTATTCTTATTCCGACCATGATCCGGTATATATGAAATTTAAACTCTTAGACAACTGAAAAAGTTCTTGTCGTATACCTGACAGCAAAAAAGGAACAACTGATCCTTCACCGATCAGTTGTTCCTTTTTTTAATACGTCTTTATCAAATTTTCCACCATTCTCCCAGCCGCTTTCTTCAATTATTTATTCTTTTCAGCTATTTTCTTTTATGATTTTCTTTAAGATCTCCGCAGAACTTTTTAACTGTGCCAGCTCCTTCTCACTTAACTCGATCGGAACGACCGTTTCGATTCCATTTGCATCTACCACTGCCGGAATACTCAACACCACATCCTCCAATCCATACTCGCCCTGCATCAGACTTGATACTGGCATAATGGACTGCTCATCACGGACGATTGCTGCACAAATCCTGCACACTGCCATCGCAATTCCATAATAAGTCGCATGTTTTCGGGCAATGATCTCATAAGCACTGTTCTTCACATGATCGAAAATCTTTTCCATGGATGCATCATGGTCAAAATGACCTCGCAGCTCGCAGAAATCATTGATCGGAAGTCCGCCAACTCTTGCATCGCTCCACGCTGCCAGTTCACTGTCCCCATGTTCTCCGATAATATACGCATGCACACTCCGGCTGTCTACACCTAAATGCTCACCAAGCTCATACCTGAATCTTCCTGTATCCAGAACTGTACCCGAACCAATGACCCGGTTTGCCGGATACCCTGACTCTTTCAATGCAATATAAGTAAGAATGTCTACCGGATTCGACACAATCAGTAAAATGCCCTCAAATTCCCGTTTCTTAATCTCTCCAACGATCGACTTCATAATCCTGCTGTTTTTTTTGATCAAATCCAGCCTTGTCTCATCCGGTTTCTGATTTGCTCCTGCTGTGATGACGATCACAGCAGCATCACTGATATCATCATACGTTCCTGCGTAAATTTTCATCGGACTTGCAAATACCATTCCGTGACTGATATCAATTGCTTCTCCCTCTGCTCTTTTCTGATCCGCATCAATCAGTACCATTTCTGAAAATAACTGACTCTGCATTAAAGCAAATGCAGAAGATGATCCTACAAATCCACAACCTACAACTACTACTTTTCTACTGTTAATTCCCATATATGTATCCTCCTTCTCCTAAAATCTCCAAATTTATAAAATTATTTCTTTCTGATCCAATTATATCGTAATATTTTTCTTATGTCAATATTAATAATTATTACTATTATTAAATATTAAGGCTATATTGTCTTCATTTTGAATCGGGACTATATCATATTTTTTTGAATTGGGGCTATATTCCATTTTTAAGTAGCTTCTCTTTTTTGTCCCGGCACAGATTCAGGCTTGTTACTTGAGTAAATAAAAGGGACTATCTGTCATCCATGAAGCCATCTTCATGTGACAAATAGTCCCTCACTACTTTTTATCCTGCCTCTGTATTGCTGTCCTGTTTTCATTAACTGGCGAGGTAAAGCGAATGGAGTTTTTATACCCATTGCCCGGTCAATGCCAGCCCCGCTTTCATTAACCCTGCCAGCACCATCACCCAGACAGGATTTATTTTTGTCTTTCTTAAGGATATCACACAAAGGATAAAAATGACAACCATACTCCATTTTGTTTCTTCAAAGGATATTGCTGATGCACTGCCCCAAAATGCCGAGATCAGGATCAGAATCCCTGCTGATGCGATCATCGCCACCACCGCAGGACGCAGAGAGCCAAGCACACCCCGAAGCAGCTCCATATTCCGGTATTTCAAATACAATTTTGCAATCACCGTAACAAGGATACAGGATGGAAGTATACACCCTGCTGTCGCAGCTATCGCACCGGGCAATCCCGCAACTTTAATTCCGACAAAAGTTGCCGAATTGACCGCAATCGGTCCCGGTGTCATCTGCGAAATTGTGATCAGATCCGTAAACTCCGACATGCTCAGCCACTGGTGCATTGTAACAACCTGTCCCTGAATCAGCGGCATAGCGGCATAACCTCCACCAAAGCTGAACAGTCCCACCTGCAAAAAGCTGAAAAATAACTGAATGTAAATCATTTCATTTCCCTCCTTTTTGCAAAAAGAGTGCGAATCACACCCAGAAGACCACAGACCAAAATGATAAGGACTACATTGACTCCGAAAATACAGGAGACAATAAAAGCTCCGATCATGATTCCGACCGAAACGGCATCCTTCTCCTTTACGATTCCCGCTCCCATCTCATATGTAACCGACGCAATTACAGCACCTACTCCTGCCTGCATCCCCTCCAGCATCTGACTGATAAAAAAATTACTGCGAAATGCCTGATAAAAAGCCGAGATCACTGATATGATAACAAATGGCGGAAGCATTGTCCCCAGGATCGACACCAGCACCCCTGCAATTCCTGCCAGTTTATATCCCACTACGATTGCCCCATTCACTGCGATCGCTCCAGGCGAAGACTGTGCGATTGCCACAAGATCCAACATTTCTTTCTCATCAATCCAGTGCAGATCATCTACGAATTTTTTCTTCATTAACGTGACGATCACATAGCCGCCACCAAAAGTAAATGCACTTAAATATAAAGTTGAAATAAAAAGTTTCCATAAAACTTTCGCTTTTGCTTCTTTTCCTTTTTTCTCCATGAAATTTCCTCCAACAAAACCAGTATATTACTGTTCGGGGAGGATGTAAACTATTTATAACACTTCACCACTATCTCATTTTTCTAAAATCAAATTCATCAGTACGATTCAACAGTTGTGACCATCTTGCCGAAACCAGCTTTGCATACTGGATTGGAACGAGTCCATAACTTCCAAGTGAATAACCATCATTCATTTCCAGAAACACAGTCTGAAGCTTTCCATTCTTTTCAATTACAGCAAAATCCAGACTTCCTCCCATGGGTCTTTCACGGATTGTTCTAAACGCTTCTACTATCTGATCCACTACTTCCGCATCAAAATGATAATGGTAGTCTCCCCGATACGGTCTGATATCTACCAATTCATCATAAATAATAAACCCTCTCCATTCCATCTTTGGAGCGATAACATCGCAACAAAGTACTTCATAATTTTCATAACAGCTTCCACAGCCTATCAAATCCTTTGATGAGCGAATCACATGTCCGGTAAATGCTTTGCTTTTTACCGGTTTTACAAAAACCCCCCATTTTTCCGGATGAGTATTGATTGAATTGATTGTATCTTTCCAGACATTTCTTCCCATAAATTTTCTCAACTCCACTGGATAATCTTCGCAAGCTGGAACTACACCAAATTTTTTAAGAATCATTTCCACCTGGGTAATATAATCAAGTACAATATCTTCCTTTGTGACACTTTCATAAATATCACTGATTTTTTGATATCTGACTATTTCTGCTCCCATTTCACGGAATCCATAAACTGCCTGTGAAATATTCTGCGAATGATATTCCCCATTCTGTCGAATTTTTGCATAGACTTTCATTTTTCTCTCCTCGTATTTTTTCTTTTTCATATCATTGAATTATGTAGCAAACTGCACTATGTCCTCTCTTTGTACCACAAGAATCTCATCAATCGTAACATCCAGTACTGCTGCCAGCACAACCAGATTGTCAATCGTCGGCATTGCTGTCCCATGCTGCCACTTATAAATAGCCTGTGGTGTCGTAAATCCAAAAATATTCTGCATTTCTCTTACTGACAAGCCTGCCGCCTTTCTCAACTTCATAATATTTCTTCCTGTAGCTACCATTAAATCTTGTATTGTTGAGTGAATACGCTGTGGAGTCGGAAAAACTTCTTACTGCGATTGTCAGCGGAAAGCAGGGTGTTCCTGAGCAGGTGCATTAGCAGGGAGCGTTCCGAAGACACTTTGCAACGTTTGTTAGAGAAAGTAAATCGAGTGCCATTGCACGAAGATTTCCACTTTCGAGTTACAAACGGTCAACGGGCTGAGGTAAAGCGGGCCTGCACCGCGAAGGAATATCCTGCTTTCTGCGTCCGCTCTGCCACATAGAAGTTTTCTGCTTTCCAAGCGTATCACCCCAACAATATAGAGTAAAGTTTTTGTCAGTTGAATAAAAAAATAAAATGAGAGTAATCAAACATCCTTTGATATAATGGTTTCGCCGAAAACTAAGAATTAAAGGAGGACTACTCTCATGAACATTGTAACACTTATAGAAGAATTGGTGAATGGGTTAATTGCAGCAGAAGATATTTTTTTTCAAAATCCAAAGGATTTCTATTCTCTGGAAAAATCGGTAAAGTCAACAACGGAGGCATTTTCGGCAGCCTTTCTTGGAAATGTACTGACCAGTATGAATGAAAAAATTTATGAGGATAGATGGAGAAAAACAAGATACACAGCACAGCGAACTGACAAGAGAATGCTGATATCGTCTGTTGGTGACATAACGTTTGAGAGCACATACTTCCGCAGTAAAGCAGATGGGGTGCATCACTATCTGTTGGAAGAGATACTGGGACTCGATACAAGGGAAAGATTTACGGAAGAAGCCGAGGTGGTACTACTGACAGAAGCGATGAAAACAAGCTACAGTGAAGCAACAAAAGTGCTTCCATCCAGGCAGGAAATCAGCAAGACAACCGTGATGAATAAAGTGCATGGTATTGCTGACGAAATATGGATTCCTGAAAGGGAAGAAAAGAAAGTTTGTAAGTATCTGTTTATAGAAGCAGACGAAGATCATGTGGCTGAACAACATGGAAGATGGTATCCCCCAGAGGATAACAGTAGCTTTATCAGTAAACTTGCATATGTGTATGAATACAAGCAGGAAAATCCGAAATGCAAAGCCAGAAAAGAACTGGTGAATACATTCTACTTTGGAGGTGTTTATTCCGGAACAAATGGGACAGAAAAATTTTGGAATAAGGTAGGAGAATTTATACACAAAACTTATAACGAAGAAGAATTGAAACGAATCTTTATCAGTGGGGATGGAGCATCCTGGATTAAAAGTGGAGCAAAATATCTGAACAAAGCTTTATTCTGTGCGGATAAGTTTCATCTGATGAAATATATCAATGCGGCTGCAGGACAGATGCTGGATGAAAGCGAACTTGTGAAAAGTGAAATCTATAAAATGCTGTATAGGCGGGATAAACAGGGAATCAAGGAATACACCGACCGGATGATGGCATCAGCGTCAAACCAGAAGCCGATACAGGACCTGCAGACATTTGTACTGGGAAACTGGAGTGCAGTCATGAGAACCTATCATAGCAAGGTTATAACAGGCTGTAGTGCAGAAAGCCATGTCAGTCATGTACTGTCGGATCGTCTGAGTTCAAGACCAATGGGATGGAGTAAAACAGGAGCAGACAGAATGAGCAAGCTGCGTTGTTATGAGAAGAATTACGGACGTGAAAAGATAATAGACCTGGTGAAATACAGCAGACAGCAAAGGAAACTGGCAAGAACGGGGACGGATAGTGTGGAGCCGATACGGGTTTCACTTCGGGAAATAAGAGCTGACCATTATAATCAGGCAAGAAGCTATATCGAACGAATCCAGGCAACAATACCGGACGGAACAGTCAGAAAGATTGCCGCCATTCGGGAACAGATACGGCTAATATAAAGGAACAGTAAGAAGAAGGTGCCAATGCACCCAGTAATCTATTCCTGCTTGATTACAGTTTATCTGCCTTGAATTAGCAGTCAAGGATGCAAAGCACCAGAGGCAGGTCCTTGACAGCTAATTCAAAGCAGATACAATACAACCAAGCAGAAATGGATTATTTTGCATACCCCAAAGGGTTGCAGAAGATATTTTGACAATCCGAAATCAATACAGTAAACTAAGGGAAACAAATCTAAGAAATCTTTGAAAAACCACCGGCAGAATCATTCGAACAGATTCTGCCGGTGGTTTTTTTAATATCTAATTTACTCAATGCTGCTTTATCTTCTCCACTAATAATTAATGAGAATTTTTCTAGCTGACCTAATTGTTCCTATTCCCATGGTATATGCCTGTTTCGGCACCTGTTCTTTTGATTCAAAAAAACGTTGATTTGCTTGAATCGTTTTCTCTGATAAGGAAACACAGTGTGTTTGTTTTACAAAAACTTCAGCTGGCTCATTAAAACCAATATGACCATTGTGTCCCAACCCTAATAACTGAAGATCAACACCGCCCAAACCTGCAATTAGTTTCTCATATCTTTGACACTCCTCATCTTGATTCTCATTCATTCCGTCTGGCACAAATGTATTCTGTAGTTCAATATTTACTCTCGAAAATAAATGCTGATTCATAAAGTAATGATAACTCTGCTTATTTTCTGCATCAATCCCCTTATATTCATCCAAATTTACTGTATGTATTTTCGAAAAATCTAAATCTCCTTTTTTATACCATTCTGTCAATTGATCGTAAACTCCTATCGGAGTAGATCCTGTTGCTAATCCTAT
This region includes:
- a CDS encoding FAD:protein FMN transferase produces the protein MDTSIEFNIYGDASLLKEAQNVLTDLESEVSVTDPDSEIYKINQDGTGTLTGNAGDLMQEALEMCRRTDGALDISVYPIVRAWGFTTEEYQVPEETEIESLLPLVDYTKIQYDTATGTVSIPKGMTIDLGSIAKGCGGQLAAQLLREKGVTSALLNLGGNVQAIGSKPDGSPWQVGIQDPTGDTPMMVLSVSDQAVITSGGYERYFEQDGKTYWHIMDPSTGHPADSGLCSVTVVGKDGGICDALSTSLFVMGLEKAAALWQQSNDFEAVFVTDSHEVYITEGLKDCFALTEDHADTNVKVLEK
- a CDS encoding prolyl-tRNA synthetase associated domain-containing protein, with translation MELQNGRPDTTEGRLEKELRVYDLLDRLGVAYQRVDHEAAMTMEACEEIDRVLGDGTAICKNLFLCNRQATEFYLLLMPGDKPFKTKELSAQIGSSRLSFAKSEYMEKYLDITPGSVSVLGLMNDIEGKVRLLIDEDVLTERYFGCHPCINTSSLKFTTEDLIGKVIPALKHAPKMVKLGMTES
- a CDS encoding endonuclease/exonuclease/phosphatase family protein, whose amino-acid sequence is MKKGMKKILKYLGIIVLIVLVLLLAYIIYLFASYHRIPDNQPLQVEQTKESISSGDTLTTEKEYSALTYNIGFGAYTPDFSFFMDGGKSSWAKSKESVKKTVQSAGELVASKDPDFALIEEVDLNSTRSYHVDEYSILKETIPSYNTVFAQNYDSAFLFYPLNQPHGKSRSGLALFSKYPVTDSLRRSFPVSTSFSKFFDLDRCYSISRVPTDNGKELVIFLLHMSAYGNSDAIREGQIRMLSQDMQKEYEAGNYVLCGGDFNHDLKASNDDNDDAADYESWAYPFPREELPEHLSFCIDQLSDTERNALWNSARNADMEYIPGETYTVTLDGFIISDNIECLQYENVNTGYSYSDHDPVYMKFKLLDN
- a CDS encoding L-lactate dehydrogenase codes for the protein MGINSRKVVVVGCGFVGSSSAFALMQSQLFSEMVLIDADQKRAEGEAIDISHGMVFASPMKIYAGTYDDISDAAVIVITAGANQKPDETRLDLIKKNSRIMKSIVGEIKKREFEGILLIVSNPVDILTYIALKESGYPANRVIGSGTVLDTGRFRYELGEHLGVDSRSVHAYIIGEHGDSELAAWSDARVGGLPINDFCELRGHFDHDASMEKIFDHVKNSAYEIIARKHATYYGIAMAVCRICAAIVRDEQSIMPVSSLMQGEYGLEDVVLSIPAVVDANGIETVVPIELSEKELAQLKSSAEILKKIIKENS
- a CDS encoding chromate transporter, producing MIYIQLFFSFLQVGLFSFGGGYAAMPLIQGQVVTMHQWLSMSEFTDLITISQMTPGPIAVNSATFVGIKVAGLPGAIAATAGCILPSCILVTVIAKLYLKYRNMELLRGVLGSLRPAVVAMIASAGILILISAFWGSASAISFEETKWSMVVIFILCVISLRKTKINPVWVMVLAGLMKAGLALTGQWV
- a CDS encoding chromate transporter, translated to MEKKGKEAKAKVLWKLFISTLYLSAFTFGGGYVIVTLMKKKFVDDLHWIDEKEMLDLVAIAQSSPGAIAVNGAIVVGYKLAGIAGVLVSILGTMLPPFVIISVISAFYQAFRSNFFISQMLEGMQAGVGAVIASVTYEMGAGIVKEKDAVSVGIMIGAFIVSCIFGVNVVLIILVCGLLGVIRTLFAKRREMK
- a CDS encoding ATP-grasp domain-containing protein, which encodes MKVYAKIRQNGEYHSQNISQAVYGFREMGAEIVRYQKISDIYESVTKEDIVLDYITQVEMILKKFGVVPACEDYPVELRKFMGRNVWKDTINSINTHPEKWGVFVKPVKSKAFTGHVIRSSKDLIGCGSCYENYEVLCCDVIAPKMEWRGFIIYDELVDIRPYRGDYHYHFDAEVVDQIVEAFRTIRERPMGGSLDFAVIEKNGKLQTVFLEMNDGYSLGSYGLVPIQYAKLVSARWSQLLNRTDEFDFRKMR
- a CDS encoding helix-turn-helix domain-containing protein: MVATGRNIMKLRKAAGLSVREMQNIFGFTTPQAIYKWQHGTAMPTIDNLVVLAAVLDVTIDEILVVQREDIVQFAT
- a CDS encoding ISLre2 family transposase, whose product is MNIVTLIEELVNGLIAAEDIFFQNPKDFYSLEKSVKSTTEAFSAAFLGNVLTSMNEKIYEDRWRKTRYTAQRTDKRMLISSVGDITFESTYFRSKADGVHHYLLEEILGLDTRERFTEEAEVVLLTEAMKTSYSEATKVLPSRQEISKTTVMNKVHGIADEIWIPEREEKKVCKYLFIEADEDHVAEQHGRWYPPEDNSSFISKLAYVYEYKQENPKCKARKELVNTFYFGGVYSGTNGTEKFWNKVGEFIHKTYNEEELKRIFISGDGASWIKSGAKYLNKALFCADKFHLMKYINAAAGQMLDESELVKSEIYKMLYRRDKQGIKEYTDRMMASASNQKPIQDLQTFVLGNWSAVMRTYHSKVITGCSAESHVSHVLSDRLSSRPMGWSKTGADRMSKLRCYEKNYGREKIIDLVKYSRQQRKLARTGTDSVEPIRVSLREIRADHYNQARSYIERIQATIPDGTVRKIAAIREQIRLI